One part of the Vicia villosa cultivar HV-30 ecotype Madison, WI linkage group LG6, Vvil1.0, whole genome shotgun sequence genome encodes these proteins:
- the LOC131608995 gene encoding sphingosine-1-phosphate lyase-like isoform X2: MLCYIGGSESSEHFYVINEACSMFAHTNPLHLDVFQSVVRFEAEVVAMTAALLGSKEKASGGQICGNMTSGGTESILLAVKSSRDYMKSKKGITKPEMIIPESGHSAYDKAAQYFNIKLWRVPVNKDFQADVKAIRRYINKNTILIVGSSPGFPHGIIDPIEELGQLASSFGICFHVDLCLGGFVLPFARELGYDIPPYDFSVKGVTSISVDVHKYGLAPKGTSIVLYRNHEIRKNQFVAVTEWSGGLYVSPTIAGSRPGSLIAGAWAAMMSLGKEGYLEHTKAVMEGSKRLQKGVEEIPELFIIGRPDMTIIAFGSKVLDIFEVNDIMSSKGWHLNALQRPNSIHICVTLQHVPIVDDFIRDLKESVETVKQNPGPISGGLAPIYGAAGKMPDRGTVQELLVDYMDGTC, translated from the exons ATGCTCTG CTACATTGGAGGAAGTGAGTCTAGTGAACATTTTTATGTCATAAATGAGGCCTGCTCAAT GTTTGCACATACCAACCCCTTGCATTTGGATGTATTCCAGAGTGTCGTACGCTTTGAGGCAGAAGTGGTTGCAATGACAGCGGCACTTCTCGGTAGTAAAGAAAAGGCATCTGGAGGACAAATATGTGGAAACATGACATCAGGAGGAACTGAAAGCATATTATTAGCTGTTAAATCATCTCGCGACTATATGAAGTCCAAAAAAGGAATTACAAAACCCGAAAT GATAATTCCCGAGTCTGGTCACTCAGCATATGACAAAGCTGCACAGTATTTTAACATAAAACTATGGCGTGTTCCAGTTAACAAAGATTTTCAAGCAGACGTGAAAGCAATTCGGCGTTATATCAACAAAAATACCATTTTG ATTGTTGGATCTTCTCCCGGGTTTCCTCATGGGATAATAGACCCCATTGAA GAACTTGGTCAACTAGCATCAAGCTTTGGCATTTGTTTCCATGTGGACCTTTGCCTTGGTGGCTTTGTATTACCTTTCGCTCGTGAGCTTGG GTACGATATTCCACCTTATGATTTTTCTGTTAAAGGGGTTACTTCAATATCAGTGGATGTGCATAAATATGGGTTAGCTCCCAAAGGAACAAGTATCGTTCTATATAGGAACCATGAAATCAGAAAG AATCAATTTGTTGCAG TTACCGAGTGGTCTGGTGGGTTGTATGTATCTCCAACCATAGCTGGAAGTAGACCTGGAAGCCTTATTGCTGGTGCATGGGCAGCAATGATGTCTCTAGGGAAAGAAG GTTACTTGGAACATACCAAAGCAGTTATGGAAGGATCAAAAAGACTACAAAAAGG CGTAGAGGAGATTCCTGAGTTGTTTATCATTGGACGACCAGATATGACAATCATAGCTTTTGGATCCAAAGTTCTGGATATATTTGAGGTCAACGATATCATGTCATCCAAAGGTTGGCATTTGAATGCATTGCAGAGACCCAACAG CATCCATATCTGCGTGACACTGCAACATGTACCAATTGTTGATGACTTTATAAGGGATTTAAAGGAATCTGTGGAAACT GTGAAACAAAATCCGGGTCCAATAAGTGGAGGACTGGCACCTATATATGGTGCGGCCGGGAAGATGCCCGATAGAGGAACGGTTCAGGAATTGCTGGTGGATTATATGGATGGTACATGCTAG
- the LOC131608995 gene encoding sphingosine-1-phosphate lyase-like isoform X1, which translates to MDSSVLTYHFNHFRTTANSFLSQYEPLALILVPIFTLFVANVVRSFFEVFRDKGVKATLLGFFMNFIKLIPGVKSYIDAEKQKVVDKLQSDGKSKRDGWTTELPSTGLGTSVLEKMKEEKKNDAVWQGKCSGTVYIGGSESSEHFYVINEACSMFAHTNPLHLDVFQSVVRFEAEVVAMTAALLGSKEKASGGQICGNMTSGGTESILLAVKSSRDYMKSKKGITKPEMIIPESGHSAYDKAAQYFNIKLWRVPVNKDFQADVKAIRRYINKNTILIVGSSPGFPHGIIDPIEELGQLASSFGICFHVDLCLGGFVLPFARELGYDIPPYDFSVKGVTSISVDVHKYGLAPKGTSIVLYRNHEIRKNQFVAVTEWSGGLYVSPTIAGSRPGSLIAGAWAAMMSLGKEGYLEHTKAVMEGSKRLQKGVEEIPELFIIGRPDMTIIAFGSKVLDIFEVNDIMSSKGWHLNALQRPNSIHICVTLQHVPIVDDFIRDLKESVETVKQNPGPISGGLAPIYGAAGKMPDRGTVQELLVDYMDGTC; encoded by the exons ATGGATTCTTCTGTGTTGACTTATCACTTTAATCACTTTCGAACCACCGCGAATTCGTTTCTATCTCAATACGAACCTCTTGCACTGATTCTCGTTCCGATTTTCACTCTCTTTGTCGCGAACGTAGTTCGTTCGTTTTTCGAAGTTTTTCGTGATAAAGGAGTCAAAGCTACTCTCCTAGGGTTCTTCATGAACTTCATCAA ATTGATTCCTGGTGTGAAGAGTTATATAGATGCTGAAAAACAGAAG GTTGTGGATAAGTTGCAGTCGGATGGTAAATCTAAAAGAGATGGTTGGACGACAGAGTTGCCAAGCACGGGGTTGGGGACATCTGTgcttgagaaaatgaaagaagagaaaaaaaatgatgCAGTTTGGCAAGGCAAATGCTCTGGTACAGT CTACATTGGAGGAAGTGAGTCTAGTGAACATTTTTATGTCATAAATGAGGCCTGCTCAAT GTTTGCACATACCAACCCCTTGCATTTGGATGTATTCCAGAGTGTCGTACGCTTTGAGGCAGAAGTGGTTGCAATGACAGCGGCACTTCTCGGTAGTAAAGAAAAGGCATCTGGAGGACAAATATGTGGAAACATGACATCAGGAGGAACTGAAAGCATATTATTAGCTGTTAAATCATCTCGCGACTATATGAAGTCCAAAAAAGGAATTACAAAACCCGAAAT GATAATTCCCGAGTCTGGTCACTCAGCATATGACAAAGCTGCACAGTATTTTAACATAAAACTATGGCGTGTTCCAGTTAACAAAGATTTTCAAGCAGACGTGAAAGCAATTCGGCGTTATATCAACAAAAATACCATTTTG ATTGTTGGATCTTCTCCCGGGTTTCCTCATGGGATAATAGACCCCATTGAA GAACTTGGTCAACTAGCATCAAGCTTTGGCATTTGTTTCCATGTGGACCTTTGCCTTGGTGGCTTTGTATTACCTTTCGCTCGTGAGCTTGG GTACGATATTCCACCTTATGATTTTTCTGTTAAAGGGGTTACTTCAATATCAGTGGATGTGCATAAATATGGGTTAGCTCCCAAAGGAACAAGTATCGTTCTATATAGGAACCATGAAATCAGAAAG AATCAATTTGTTGCAG TTACCGAGTGGTCTGGTGGGTTGTATGTATCTCCAACCATAGCTGGAAGTAGACCTGGAAGCCTTATTGCTGGTGCATGGGCAGCAATGATGTCTCTAGGGAAAGAAG GTTACTTGGAACATACCAAAGCAGTTATGGAAGGATCAAAAAGACTACAAAAAGG CGTAGAGGAGATTCCTGAGTTGTTTATCATTGGACGACCAGATATGACAATCATAGCTTTTGGATCCAAAGTTCTGGATATATTTGAGGTCAACGATATCATGTCATCCAAAGGTTGGCATTTGAATGCATTGCAGAGACCCAACAG CATCCATATCTGCGTGACACTGCAACATGTACCAATTGTTGATGACTTTATAAGGGATTTAAAGGAATCTGTGGAAACT GTGAAACAAAATCCGGGTCCAATAAGTGGAGGACTGGCACCTATATATGGTGCGGCCGGGAAGATGCCCGATAGAGGAACGGTTCAGGAATTGCTGGTGGATTATATGGATGGTACATGCTAG